Proteins encoded together in one Thermoplasmatales archaeon BRNA1 window:
- a CDS encoding precorrin-4 C11-methyltransferase/cobalt-factor II C20-methyltransferase — protein sequence MVHFVGAGPGDPELITIKGKKLIDQADIIIFAGSLVNPAVLEGRKKDAVVYDSAYMNLDEVMDVTIPAAKAGKKVVRVHTGDPSIYGAIREQMVRLDAEGIEYDVTPGVSSFCASAAAVKKEFTLPSVSQTVIITRMEGRTPMPEKEKLIDLAKHHSSMCIFLSVGFMDELTKTLLEAGYEPDTPMAVVYKASWPEQKIIYGTVETMAKLVKENNIEKTAMTMVGGFLGDKFELSKLYDSHFTTGYRKGTD from the coding sequence ATGGTACACTTCGTCGGAGCCGGACCCGGAGATCCCGAACTCATCACCATCAAAGGAAAGAAACTCATCGACCAGGCGGACATCATCATCTTCGCAGGTTCCCTCGTGAACCCCGCCGTCCTGGAAGGAAGGAAGAAGGATGCCGTCGTCTACGACAGTGCATACATGAACCTGGACGAGGTAATGGACGTCACCATCCCCGCCGCCAAGGCGGGCAAGAAGGTCGTCCGCGTCCACACCGGAGACCCCTCCATCTACGGGGCCATCCGCGAGCAGATGGTCAGGCTCGACGCCGAGGGCATCGAGTACGACGTCACCCCCGGGGTATCCTCGTTCTGCGCCTCGGCCGCCGCCGTCAAGAAGGAGTTCACCCTACCTTCCGTTTCCCAGACGGTCATCATCACCCGTATGGAGGGAAGGACCCCCATGCCCGAGAAGGAGAAGCTCATCGATTTGGCGAAGCACCACTCCTCGATGTGCATCTTCCTCTCCGTCGGATTCATGGACGAGCTCACCAAGACCCTCCTGGAGGCCGGATATGAGCCAGACACCCCCATGGCGGTCGTCTACAAGGCATCCTGGCCGGAACAGAAGATCATCTACGGCACCGTGGAGACCATGGCCAAGCTGGTCAAGGAGAACAACATCGAGAAGACCGCAATGACCATGGTCGGCGGATTCCTCGGCGACAAGTTCGAGCTCTCCAAGCTCTACGACAGCCATTTCACCACCGGATACCGCAAGGGGACGGACTGA
- a CDS encoding precorrin-2 C20-methyltransferase: MKGKLYGIGVGPGNPDLMTIRAKELLEDSQVIAYPVRKLGEDGTALEIIKKKVDVSGKEVVELLFKMDPDDEVRKKCRAKALEKVCSLLDEGKNIAMVTLGDVAVYSTYMYIDRDVRDRGYETEVVPGIPSFCHGAALARLPLMIGEESLAVLSMAKHNRAKVEKALDCIDNVVVMKAFASIGEIVDMLNQRDIPLSNATVMSNVGMDDEYIGPLDPSREYGYFTTVLIKKKV, encoded by the coding sequence ATGAAAGGCAAACTATACGGAATCGGAGTAGGTCCCGGGAATCCGGACCTGATGACCATCAGGGCAAAGGAGCTACTCGAGGATTCCCAGGTCATCGCATACCCGGTAAGGAAGCTCGGGGAGGACGGAACCGCCCTCGAGATCATCAAGAAGAAGGTCGACGTCTCCGGAAAGGAAGTCGTCGAACTTCTGTTCAAGATGGACCCAGACGACGAGGTCCGCAAGAAGTGCCGCGCGAAGGCGCTCGAGAAGGTCTGCAGCCTCCTCGACGAGGGAAAGAACATCGCCATGGTAACCCTCGGGGACGTCGCGGTATACAGTACCTACATGTACATCGACAGGGACGTCAGGGACAGGGGTTACGAGACCGAAGTGGTCCCCGGCATCCCGTCGTTCTGTCACGGCGCCGCCCTCGCACGCCTGCCCCTCATGATCGGGGAGGAGAGCCTCGCCGTCCTCTCCATGGCCAAGCACAACCGTGCCAAGGTCGAGAAGGCCCTCGACTGCATCGACAACGTCGTCGTCATGAAGGCGTTCGCCTCCATCGGCGAGATTGTTGATATGCTCAACCAGAGGGACATACCCCTCTCCAACGCCACCGTGATGAGCAATGTCGGAATGGATGACGAATACATCGGTCCGCTGGACCCGTCAAGAGAGTACGGGTACTTCACGACCGTTCTGATCAAGAAGAAGGTTTGA